From Mycolicibacterium nivoides, a single genomic window includes:
- a CDS encoding DUF4194 domain-containing protein yields MTDTPDTSRDPDAVPVSDAAIDFDALPSIDSVERSTDQRRAPRFDGDVSELPDRACWALQHLLSRRYVSKDNHSELWSWVTRYRTELTVRLSELDMRLCISDDHDIAYVEQADYESQWRRRLLRRETLNTYDSILALHLAKLMRAAARDENVLISRDEIHELFAGVNNDTDRDTASFDKRIDNAIERLTDIEMLARNREDEDSFTISPVVNAIMTASMITELQQQFEQLKRAANGTVEDSDDTDAAERLEDEVDAHG; encoded by the coding sequence ATGACCGACACCCCGGACACGTCGCGCGACCCAGATGCAGTGCCGGTCTCAGATGCGGCGATCGATTTCGACGCTCTGCCCAGCATCGACTCCGTCGAGCGGTCCACCGACCAGCGCCGCGCGCCCCGCTTCGACGGCGATGTCAGCGAACTGCCCGACCGGGCCTGCTGGGCACTGCAGCACCTGCTCTCGCGTCGTTACGTCAGCAAGGACAACCACTCCGAGCTGTGGTCGTGGGTGACTCGGTACCGCACCGAACTCACCGTGCGGCTGTCGGAACTCGATATGCGGCTGTGCATCTCGGACGATCACGACATCGCCTACGTCGAGCAGGCCGACTACGAATCGCAGTGGCGGCGCCGGTTGCTGCGACGCGAGACCCTCAACACCTACGACTCGATCCTGGCCCTGCACCTGGCCAAGCTCATGCGTGCCGCGGCGCGCGACGAGAACGTGTTGATCAGCCGTGACGAGATCCACGAGCTGTTCGCCGGGGTCAACAACGACACCGACCGCGACACCGCCTCGTTCGACAAGCGAATCGACAACGCAATCGAGCGGCTCACCGACATCGAGATGCTCGCCCGCAACCGGGAGGACGAGGACAGCTTCACCATCAGCCCGGTGGTCAACGCGATCATGACGGCCTCGATGATCACCGAACTGCAGCAACAGTTCGAGCAGCTCAAGCGGGCTGCCAACGGCACGGTCGAGGATTCCGACGACACCGATGCAGCCGAACGGCTCGAGGACGAAGTGGACGCTCATGGCTGA
- a CDS encoding DUF3375 domain-containing protein encodes MPDAAAVPGHGSLDQLYQLNREVADSRSARLLVTNNLATYITLMERHLDRGAKLTEMELVIRLERDLADLGSETEQSGLALIKYWASQGWLHRITEQAGDTERNVCYLTYEARAVLDFARRMRREDTIATGGSITGIAAGLRRVAGQVSNDPERIRADIEAEIAKLRDELDALDQGQRPEPDLVDVEDEARAIALQMEQIVSDIGQYGSMLNRITTRLLDASADTDLGYRERQRQLFDDYESLFASRESASYTAFTRMIQDPEQRAALVSDIEMVTRQLPHLDPDLRAVMTGFFSLVSAQTAEVGRTRQRCARRIKRFVASGTLEQSRGVTRQLNDALASAHELLSVSLADSRIGIEVPLVRTDFNSIGAVAFKIRDAIPPSQAESSEGEVNLSAFSALASQVDAAELAELINGAVAAGPLSLPDAIGMLDSAYLGHVIVLWSWALKQHQSGVESAQSVQVRFRSLEGTDREIEIPRLVFTEPIPTASESIL; translated from the coding sequence ATGCCTGATGCCGCCGCTGTCCCCGGCCATGGGTCGCTGGACCAGCTCTACCAGCTCAACCGCGAGGTCGCCGACTCGCGCTCGGCGCGGCTGCTGGTGACGAACAACCTGGCCACCTACATCACGCTGATGGAACGCCACCTGGACCGCGGGGCCAAGCTCACCGAGATGGAGCTGGTGATCCGGCTCGAACGTGACCTGGCCGATCTCGGCTCCGAAACCGAACAGTCGGGCCTGGCCCTGATCAAGTACTGGGCCAGCCAGGGCTGGCTACACCGGATCACCGAACAGGCCGGCGACACCGAACGCAACGTCTGCTACCTCACTTACGAGGCGCGAGCCGTGCTGGATTTCGCGCGCCGCATGCGTCGCGAGGACACCATCGCCACCGGCGGCTCGATCACGGGCATCGCCGCGGGGCTGCGGCGGGTGGCCGGACAGGTCAGCAACGATCCCGAGCGCATCCGCGCCGACATCGAAGCCGAGATCGCCAAGCTGCGTGACGAATTGGATGCCCTGGACCAAGGTCAGCGCCCCGAACCCGACCTGGTCGACGTCGAGGATGAGGCCCGTGCCATCGCGCTGCAGATGGAGCAGATCGTCTCGGACATCGGGCAGTACGGCAGCATGCTCAACCGGATCACCACCCGGCTGCTGGATGCCTCCGCCGACACCGATCTCGGCTACCGCGAACGTCAGCGCCAGTTGTTCGACGACTACGAGTCGCTGTTCGCATCCCGCGAGAGCGCGTCCTACACCGCCTTCACCCGGATGATCCAGGATCCTGAGCAGCGGGCCGCGTTGGTGAGCGACATCGAGATGGTGACCCGTCAGCTGCCGCACCTGGATCCGGACCTGCGTGCGGTGATGACGGGGTTCTTCAGCCTGGTCTCGGCACAGACGGCCGAGGTGGGCCGGACCAGGCAGCGCTGCGCTCGCCGGATCAAGCGCTTCGTCGCGTCCGGCACGCTCGAGCAGAGCCGCGGCGTCACCCGTCAGCTCAACGACGCACTGGCCAGTGCGCACGAACTGCTCAGCGTCTCGCTCGCCGACAGCCGTATCGGCATCGAGGTGCCGTTGGTCCGGACGGACTTCAATTCGATTGGCGCCGTGGCGTTCAAGATTCGTGACGCCATCCCGCCGTCGCAGGCCGAATCGTCGGAGGGCGAGGTGAATCTGTCGGCGTTCTCGGCCCTGGCCTCGCAGGTGGACGCCGCGGAACTGGCCGAGCTGATCAACGGCGCGGTGGCGGCCGGGCCGTTGTCGCTGCCCGACGCGATCGGCATGCTGGACTCGGCCTACCTCGGACACGTGATCGTGCTGTGGTCCTGGGCGCTCAAGCAGCATCAGTCAGGAGTCGAATCCGCGCAATCGGTCCAAGTCCGGTTCCGGTCCCTTGAGGGGACCGACCGCGAAATCGAGATCCCCAGACTGGTTTTCACCGAGCCGATCCCTACTGCCAGCGAGAGCATTCTATGA
- a CDS encoding methyltransferase, with amino-acid sequence MTPAKVPPAGLVRAAERVRHHLRRLHQRAVPPPAAMLEMILGAWVAQGIAAAAQLGVADALADGPLRAEELARRVEANPDTLDRLMRALVSEGVFRRTRDGRYALNALGDTLRKDAPVSIAGMAKFVGSPQHREHWSHLAEAVRTGEAVIPKLRGKGAFDYIGSEPELGAIFNDAMTSISELAIAPVVAAYDFTRFGTIADVGGGHGRLLAAVLTATPAARGVLYDLPQVVDGAPAMLGKYGVADRVQVVPGSFFDSVPGGADAYLLKNIIHDWPDDEALAILRNVRAAAAPGATLLLIEGVIPDHDREFLGKWTDMEMLIGIAARERTAADYRKLYEQAGFRLTRVVETASPFSLVEGVAV; translated from the coding sequence GTGACTCCTGCCAAGGTGCCGCCCGCCGGATTGGTCCGCGCGGCCGAACGCGTCCGCCATCACCTGCGTCGCCTGCATCAGCGCGCGGTCCCGCCGCCCGCGGCGATGCTGGAGATGATCCTGGGCGCGTGGGTCGCCCAGGGCATCGCCGCCGCCGCACAGCTCGGGGTTGCCGACGCACTGGCCGACGGCCCGCTGCGCGCCGAGGAGCTGGCGCGCAGGGTCGAGGCCAACCCCGACACCCTGGACCGGTTGATGCGGGCGCTGGTCAGCGAGGGCGTCTTCCGCCGTACCCGAGACGGCCGCTACGCGCTGAACGCGCTGGGCGACACGTTGCGCAAGGACGCCCCGGTCTCGATCGCGGGGATGGCGAAATTCGTCGGCTCGCCGCAGCATCGCGAGCACTGGAGCCACCTCGCCGAAGCGGTCCGCACCGGTGAGGCGGTCATCCCCAAGCTGCGCGGCAAAGGGGCGTTCGACTACATCGGCTCCGAGCCCGAACTGGGCGCGATCTTCAACGACGCCATGACCAGCATCTCAGAGCTTGCCATCGCCCCCGTGGTGGCCGCCTATGACTTCACCCGGTTCGGCACCATCGCCGATGTCGGCGGCGGGCACGGCCGGCTGCTGGCCGCCGTACTGACCGCCACCCCGGCCGCCCGTGGGGTGCTCTACGACCTGCCCCAGGTGGTCGACGGGGCACCGGCGATGTTGGGCAAGTACGGAGTGGCCGATCGGGTTCAGGTGGTTCCCGGGTCCTTCTTCGACAGTGTCCCCGGCGGCGCAGACGCCTACCTGCTGAAGAACATCATTCACGACTGGCCCGACGACGAGGCGTTGGCGATCCTGCGCAATGTGCGGGCGGCGGCCGCGCCGGGCGCCACCCTGCTGCTGATCGAAGGTGTGATCCCCGACCACGACCGGGAGTTCCTGGGCAAGTGGACCGATATGGAGATGCTGATCGGCATCGCCGCCCGCGAACGTACCGCGGCCGATTACCGAAAGCTCTACGAGCAGGCTGGATTCCGGCTCACGCGTGTGGTCGAGACGGCGTCACCGTTCAGCCTCGTGGAGGGTGTGGCGGTCTAG
- a CDS encoding alpha/beta hydrolase has protein sequence MPVTISQVESSNPEALVQGGADVSSRASTLSTQMDQQRAIIDKLRAGWTGTSADAAIASATATLERMQRLHQSLTALSSALQDGGGELVQQRSRILGTVERLEGQGWQVADDGTVSIRPGSALDFFARLSPVNRLMLQAMAANASLDLKSMLAQFETTDNKVGQQVRDAVAALSTPDPKQSPDPNSPKALVDRLAGMTPDERAAFLAGLSPETLHEMVLADPQVMGNTDGVPFDTRIEANNINIRNALDAELKKQPPDDARVKQLQAMLTPIEFPPGSGTMVPRKFVGFSTEGNGRMIEMIGDIKPGIKGVGVVVPGTSTNLNGSASNHNAAVELARQTGSPIFLYMGDDFPQDLGKASDPSYAASMAPKLVSFGHEIDRAVGAGAPGTPVTYIGHSYGGAIVGTAEQMGLRADRVLHASSAGTGILTGEYTNPNPNVQRYSMTAPGDPIALVQSLPRELVDNGSIGLPDWIPHTVDGQLGNPLGGLPSATDPDKIPGVTRLDTGYYGREGPHHGEVIVGQNAHGEYWNDPDSDAFHNMVAVINGGEATGYVERGIETNYVDIDVGDDGNFQAEASDQARAGAGPKIPELPWDDDGSYERRQHPWENPRVTDHPEAGPKVQVK, from the coding sequence ATGCCGGTGACGATCTCGCAGGTGGAGTCGTCCAATCCTGAGGCACTCGTGCAAGGCGGCGCCGACGTCAGCAGCCGCGCCTCCACGCTGTCGACCCAGATGGATCAGCAGCGAGCCATCATCGACAAGCTGCGTGCCGGCTGGACGGGGACGTCGGCCGATGCCGCGATCGCAAGCGCCACAGCGACTTTGGAAAGAATGCAGCGGCTCCATCAGAGCCTGACCGCGTTGAGTTCCGCCCTGCAGGACGGTGGCGGCGAACTGGTGCAACAACGCAGCCGCATCCTCGGGACCGTCGAACGGCTCGAGGGGCAAGGATGGCAGGTCGCTGACGACGGCACGGTGTCGATCCGCCCGGGCAGCGCACTCGATTTCTTCGCTCGGTTGAGTCCGGTGAATCGGCTGATGCTGCAGGCGATGGCGGCGAACGCCTCGTTGGACCTGAAGTCGATGCTGGCGCAGTTCGAGACCACCGACAACAAGGTCGGTCAACAAGTACGCGATGCGGTAGCGGCGCTCAGCACCCCGGATCCCAAGCAGTCGCCCGATCCGAACAGCCCCAAGGCATTGGTCGACCGGCTGGCCGGCATGACGCCCGACGAGCGGGCCGCGTTCCTCGCGGGTCTGAGCCCGGAAACCCTGCACGAGATGGTGCTCGCCGACCCGCAGGTGATGGGAAACACCGACGGTGTGCCGTTCGACACCAGGATCGAAGCCAACAACATCAACATCCGCAACGCACTGGACGCGGAGTTGAAGAAGCAACCACCCGACGACGCCCGGGTCAAGCAGTTGCAGGCGATGCTCACCCCGATCGAGTTTCCGCCCGGCAGCGGCACCATGGTGCCGCGCAAGTTCGTCGGGTTCTCGACCGAGGGCAACGGCCGGATGATCGAGATGATCGGCGACATCAAGCCCGGCATCAAGGGTGTCGGTGTGGTGGTCCCCGGTACCAGCACCAACCTCAACGGCAGCGCCTCGAACCACAACGCGGCGGTGGAACTGGCACGACAAACCGGATCCCCGATCTTCCTCTATATGGGCGACGACTTTCCCCAGGATCTCGGCAAGGCGTCGGACCCGTCCTACGCCGCGTCGATGGCGCCGAAGTTGGTGTCCTTCGGTCATGAGATCGACCGTGCGGTGGGTGCGGGAGCACCCGGCACGCCGGTCACCTACATCGGCCATTCCTACGGCGGTGCCATCGTCGGGACCGCCGAACAGATGGGGCTGCGGGCCGACCGCGTCCTGCACGCATCGTCGGCGGGCACCGGCATCCTCACCGGGGAGTACACCAATCCGAACCCGAACGTGCAGCGTTATTCGATGACCGCACCCGGTGACCCCATCGCGCTGGTTCAGTCCCTGCCACGCGAGCTCGTCGACAACGGATCGATCGGCCTGCCGGATTGGATTCCACACACCGTCGACGGGCAGCTCGGCAACCCGCTGGGAGGGCTGCCCTCGGCAACCGACCCCGACAAGATTCCCGGCGTCACGCGTCTGGACACCGGGTACTACGGGCGGGAGGGCCCGCACCACGGCGAGGTGATCGTGGGACAGAACGCGCACGGCGAGTACTGGAACGACCCCGATTCAGATGCGTTCCACAACATGGTCGCGGTTATCAACGGTGGCGAGGCCACCGGCTATGTGGAGCGTGGGATCGAGACCAACTACGTGGACATCGACGTCGGTGATGACGGGAATTTCCAGGCCGAAGCCAGTGACCAGGCACGGGCCGGCGCCGGACCGAAGATCCCCGAACTGCCCTGGGATGATGATGGATCCTACGAACGGCGGCAGCATCCGTGGGAAAATCCGCGGGTGACGGATCATCCCGAAGCCGGCCCCAAAGTGCAGGTCAAATGA
- a CDS encoding type VII secretion target has product MGSVLKVAPAELQSAAAAETAVGGVITGLAVGQLLTAAAAAMPGLQSGAACGQAATVVDSSVQAIGAEVGTHADNLNTAARSYQTADDESARRLKSAQPAG; this is encoded by the coding sequence GTGGGTTCCGTGCTGAAAGTTGCTCCGGCCGAATTGCAGTCGGCCGCCGCCGCCGAGACCGCGGTGGGCGGGGTCATCACCGGACTGGCGGTCGGGCAGCTGTTGACCGCAGCAGCAGCGGCCATGCCGGGTCTGCAGAGCGGTGCGGCCTGCGGCCAGGCCGCCACGGTGGTGGACAGCTCGGTCCAGGCAATCGGCGCCGAGGTCGGCACGCATGCCGACAATCTGAACACCGCCGCCCGTTCGTACCAGACCGCCGACGACGAGTCCGCACGCCGGCTGAAGTCAGCCCAGCCAGCGGGTTGA
- a CDS encoding TetR/AcrR family transcriptional regulator, whose amino-acid sequence MAGGTKRLPRAVREQQMLDAAVQIFSVNGYHETSMDAIAAEAEISKPMLYLYYGSKEELFGACLNRELTRFVDVVRGEIDFTQSPKDLLRSAVLAFLTYIDSNRASWMVLYTQATSSQAFAHTVREGRDRIIDLVARLLSTGTRNPQPDSDFEMMAVALVGAGEAIASRVSTGDADVNEAAELMINLFWRGLKGTPSDAGSHPVAG is encoded by the coding sequence ATGGCAGGTGGAACCAAGCGGCTGCCGCGGGCCGTACGCGAACAGCAGATGCTCGATGCTGCGGTGCAGATTTTCTCGGTCAACGGTTACCACGAGACCTCGATGGACGCGATCGCCGCGGAGGCCGAGATCTCCAAGCCGATGCTCTACCTCTATTACGGCTCCAAGGAGGAGTTGTTCGGGGCCTGCCTGAACCGGGAGCTGACCCGGTTCGTGGATGTGGTGCGTGGCGAGATCGACTTCACCCAGAGCCCCAAGGATCTGCTGCGCAGCGCCGTGCTCGCGTTCCTGACCTACATCGATTCCAACCGGGCCTCGTGGATGGTGCTCTACACCCAGGCCACCAGCTCGCAGGCATTTGCCCACACCGTCCGCGAGGGCCGCGACCGCATCATCGACCTGGTGGCCAGACTGCTCAGTACAGGAACACGTAACCCTCAGCCCGACAGCGACTTCGAGATGATGGCGGTGGCGCTGGTGGGTGCCGGCGAGGCGATCGCCAGCCGGGTCAGCACCGGGGACGCCGACGTCAACGAGGCCGCCGAGTTGATGATCAATCTGTTCTGGCGCGGCCTGAAGGGCACGCCGTCGGACGCCGGAAGTCATCCGGTCGCCGGTTAG
- a CDS encoding MurR/RpiR family transcriptional regulator, whose amino-acid sequence MAPESRPEPTPAAEAAAGAPTVEARTTAALPTLSKAERRVGRALLADYPSAGLASAARLAERAEVSPPTVLRFAQSLGYDGFADLQVTLRAELSTRSSGPITRLPDAPPAGGLLDRLLQQARAQNDQAEQTLSMLPESALEAAVALLCDTNRTVYLHGGRFSHLLALHLAVHLEQLRPGVRVLGDPTGSDLGALLELSRSDVVVLFDYHRYQRSAADLAHRVHRAGATVLLITDDLACPVAPDAEVVLAASSTVGTTYQSMAAGFLLTELLIPLVMDAVGEPARTRMALWEGQRRAELLP is encoded by the coding sequence GTGGCCCCCGAATCGCGCCCGGAACCGACACCTGCCGCAGAAGCCGCGGCGGGTGCACCGACGGTGGAGGCGCGCACCACCGCGGCCCTGCCGACGTTGAGCAAAGCCGAACGACGGGTAGGGCGGGCGCTGCTCGCCGACTATCCGAGCGCCGGGCTGGCGAGTGCGGCCAGGCTCGCCGAGCGCGCCGAGGTCAGCCCGCCGACCGTGCTGCGGTTCGCGCAGTCTCTCGGCTACGACGGTTTCGCCGACCTTCAGGTCACGCTGCGTGCCGAACTGTCGACCCGATCGAGCGGACCGATCACCCGATTGCCGGACGCGCCGCCGGCCGGTGGCCTGCTCGATCGGCTGCTGCAGCAGGCGCGTGCGCAGAACGACCAGGCCGAACAAACGCTGTCGATGCTCCCCGAATCCGCCCTCGAGGCCGCTGTCGCGCTGTTGTGCGACACCAACCGGACCGTGTATCTGCACGGTGGCCGCTTCTCGCACCTGTTGGCCCTGCATCTGGCCGTGCATCTGGAACAACTACGGCCCGGGGTGCGAGTGCTCGGCGACCCCACCGGCAGCGATCTCGGCGCCCTGCTGGAACTGTCCCGCAGCGACGTGGTGGTGCTGTTCGATTACCACCGCTATCAGCGCAGTGCGGCCGATCTGGCCCACCGGGTGCATCGGGCCGGGGCCACCGTGCTGCTCATCACCGACGACCTGGCCTGTCCGGTGGCGCCGGACGCCGAGGTCGTGCTGGCCGCGTCGAGCACCGTGGGCACGACGTACCAGAGCATGGCGGCCGGATTCCTGCTCACCGAACTCCTCATCCCGCTGGTGATGGATGCGGTCGGGGAACCCGCACGGACCAGGATGGCGCTGTGGGAGGGACAACGGCGCGCTGAGCTGCTGCCCTGA